The Vibrio tasmaniensis genome includes a region encoding these proteins:
- the luxQ gene encoding quorum-sensing autoinducer 2 sensor kinase/phosphatase LuxQ, producing MKKSYAIKPRNTLKPRNTLAKLITRIIILVIGVMALGVLIHNYETSSSIVKQETNRTVKQTSSLIQNMFDYRLSVLQIHQDSSSHSETLREYFDTNNEEALSYFFYGVDQREPEHAPDLRFVSTYNGLAWEDGNGQFYGLDASSLKHISDEVAFSSNWHFIQLNTDIGKRHLLARRTPIVDNKTGEVLGQLYVAIVLDNNFPLAESIQRGSNCENIVIEAHGTPVTSTFSGDESYTIKDVLSYEMYEQLPRHFVTIATIKINAVETPLTIRAVQKNTNLIALEENYERAIIVMIVMIVMIIIMSFLARSWIQRRVAAELDKLMEFTRSASGNEEFSKFDGSNIFEFHHIGCTLEDTFERLSEQHQKFQDLFNFAHSPILVWSEKGDLIQMNPAARMALFDEDDNYGAMAREFELRMLPNIQMVVQGSKLTGINVPIGEKVFRWNMSAILVEHGISGVVVQGQDITKLIEAERQADRAREEAEHLASVRADFLAKMSHEIRTPLNGILGVSQLLKRSIHSEDNRDQVDVLCHSAEHLLAVLNDILDFSKIEQGQFNIQKKDFLLGELVNTLDSIYRPLCEDKSVEFAIVNHLVDDIEINTDQVRLNQIMFNLLSNALKFTHQGSISVSFEIESILNTDYASLIVRVKDSSIGIDERKIDAIFEPFVQAEETTTREYGGSGLGLTIVKNLVDMLEGDIQVRSVKDQGSEFIVEIPVQLHSKPLLLDVKQKADIKPEALFSRPLKVLLVEDNHTNAFIAQAFCRKYGMVVTWAKGGLEAIELAKSTVYDLVLMDNQLPNLGGIETTQQLREKVGVTAPIYACTADAQESTRDRFMAAGANYVIVKPIKEASLHKAFVHFKQLYWNDIEH from the coding sequence ATGAAAAAAAGCTACGCCATTAAACCAAGGAATACCTTAAAGCCAAGGAATACCTTAGCCAAATTAATTACGCGTATCATTATTTTAGTGATAGGCGTGATGGCACTTGGCGTGCTTATTCATAACTATGAAACAAGCAGTAGTATTGTAAAGCAAGAGACGAATCGAACGGTTAAGCAAACCTCTAGCTTGATCCAAAATATGTTCGATTATCGCTTATCCGTTCTGCAGATTCATCAAGACAGCAGTTCACACAGTGAAACTTTAAGGGAGTATTTCGATACCAATAACGAAGAGGCTCTGAGCTACTTTTTTTATGGTGTTGACCAACGTGAGCCGGAGCATGCTCCTGACTTGCGTTTTGTTTCTACCTATAACGGTTTAGCTTGGGAGGATGGCAACGGTCAGTTTTATGGTTTAGATGCGTCCAGCTTAAAACATATTTCTGATGAGGTTGCGTTCAGTAGTAACTGGCACTTCATTCAGCTGAATACTGATATCGGTAAGCGTCATTTGTTGGCGCGACGAACCCCTATTGTTGATAACAAGACCGGTGAAGTTCTAGGGCAGCTTTATGTCGCTATTGTACTCGACAACAATTTTCCATTGGCTGAATCTATCCAGCGAGGCAGTAATTGCGAAAATATCGTCATTGAAGCGCATGGTACACCTGTGACATCGACATTCAGTGGTGATGAAAGCTATACGATAAAAGACGTCCTCAGTTATGAAATGTATGAGCAACTACCTCGTCACTTCGTCACCATTGCAACCATTAAGATTAATGCTGTTGAAACGCCTCTTACCATTCGCGCGGTCCAGAAGAACACGAACCTTATTGCACTCGAAGAGAACTATGAACGTGCCATCATCGTTATGATTGTTATGATTGTTATGATCATCATCATGTCTTTTCTTGCACGATCTTGGATTCAAAGAAGAGTGGCGGCAGAACTTGATAAGTTAATGGAATTCACTCGCTCTGCAAGTGGCAATGAAGAGTTTAGTAAGTTTGATGGTTCAAATATTTTCGAATTTCACCATATTGGCTGCACGTTGGAAGACACGTTTGAGCGCTTATCTGAGCAACACCAAAAATTTCAAGACCTGTTTAATTTTGCGCATTCTCCAATTTTGGTTTGGTCCGAAAAAGGTGACTTAATTCAGATGAACCCCGCGGCTCGTATGGCGCTATTTGATGAAGATGATAACTATGGTGCAATGGCTCGAGAGTTTGAACTCCGTATGTTGCCGAACATCCAAATGGTGGTTCAAGGCTCAAAACTAACGGGTATTAACGTGCCAATCGGAGAGAAGGTTTTTCGTTGGAATATGTCTGCAATCCTGGTTGAACACGGCATATCTGGTGTGGTGGTGCAAGGTCAAGATATCACTAAACTTATAGAGGCCGAAAGGCAGGCTGATCGAGCGCGTGAAGAGGCAGAGCATCTTGCCAGTGTGCGTGCAGACTTCCTCGCTAAAATGAGTCACGAAATTCGTACGCCACTGAATGGTATTCTCGGTGTCTCTCAGTTGCTTAAACGTTCAATACACAGTGAAGATAACCGTGATCAGGTTGATGTACTTTGTCATAGTGCAGAACATCTACTGGCGGTACTAAACGATATTTTGGACTTCTCTAAGATAGAGCAGGGACAATTCAATATTCAGAAGAAAGATTTTCTTCTAGGAGAGTTGGTTAATACCTTAGATAGCATCTATCGCCCACTTTGCGAGGATAAATCTGTCGAGTTTGCCATTGTGAATCACTTGGTTGATGACATCGAAATAAACACCGACCAAGTTCGCTTGAACCAGATCATGTTTAATTTACTGAGCAACGCCCTTAAGTTCACTCATCAAGGCAGTATTTCCGTCAGTTTTGAAATCGAAAGTATCTTGAATACTGATTACGCTAGCTTGATTGTTCGAGTAAAAGACAGTAGCATAGGTATTGATGAGCGTAAGATCGATGCTATTTTTGAACCTTTTGTTCAAGCAGAAGAAACGACGACTCGGGAGTATGGCGGTTCAGGACTTGGACTTACGATTGTAAAGAACCTTGTCGATATGCTAGAGGGAGATATTCAAGTCCGAAGCGTTAAAGATCAGGGGTCTGAGTTCATTGTAGAAATCCCAGTGCAATTACACTCCAAGCCTCTACTATTAGACGTTAAGCAAAAAGCCGATATCAAGCCCGAGGCGTTGTTTAGCCGGCCGCTGAAAGTGCTGCTCGTGGAAGATAATCACACCAACGCCTTCATCGCACAGGCATTTTGCAGAAAGTATGGGATGGTGGTTACTTGGGCAAAAGGTGGCTTGGAAGCGATAGAGCTAGCAAAAAGCACGGTTTACGATCTTGTCTTAATGGATAATCAACTCCCTAATCTTGGTGGGATTGAAACCACTCAGCAACTAAGAGAGAAAGTTGGCGTAACAGCTCCGATTTACGCATGTACTGCCGATGCTCAAGAATCAACAAGAGACAGGTTCATGGCTGCTGGGGCGAATTACGTGATCGTAAAACCGATTAAAGAAGCATCGTTACACAAAGCTTTTGTTCATTTCAAACAATTGTATTGGAATGATATTGAGCATTAA
- a CDS encoding substrate-binding domain-containing protein, whose translation MKRLLILLGVAVFSASALSHGTHVLNGYWEYQDYLTKFPEQKALTDKMVEAVQNPPMPLRQVQDEPITISVVYPGQQISDYWVRNIQAFEKRLDKLRINYQINQVFTRDNANPTQQSISLQEAIENKTDYLIFTLETTRHRKFIEHVLSSTDTKLILQNITTPVRAWADRQPFMYVGFDHMTGSLKLANYFKKVSEPGSKYSVLYRSEGYISDARGDTFIHDVNSDTNFALKSSFYTKSSKESGYQAAKISLANDKDLNFIYACATDVALGAAEAIRESGRDVLVNGWGGGSAELDALARGDLDVTVMRMNDDTGIAMAEAIKWDLTGLEVPTVYSGEFEVVTKEDSPERISELKQRAFRYSGQ comes from the coding sequence ATGAAACGTTTACTTATATTATTGGGAGTTGCCGTGTTTTCTGCGTCTGCTCTCTCCCACGGTACTCACGTCCTGAATGGCTATTGGGAATATCAGGATTACCTCACTAAATTTCCAGAGCAAAAAGCATTGACCGATAAAATGGTTGAAGCTGTGCAAAATCCCCCTATGCCGTTGAGGCAAGTTCAGGATGAACCTATCACGATTTCAGTTGTGTACCCGGGGCAACAGATCTCCGACTATTGGGTTCGTAATATTCAAGCCTTTGAGAAACGCCTAGATAAATTGAGAATTAATTATCAAATAAATCAGGTTTTTACTCGTGACAATGCTAACCCCACTCAGCAGAGTATCTCTTTGCAAGAAGCGATTGAAAATAAAACGGATTATTTGATTTTTACGTTAGAGACGACGCGACACCGTAAGTTTATTGAACACGTGTTGAGCTCAACGGACACCAAATTGATTTTGCAAAATATTACCACGCCAGTACGTGCGTGGGCAGATAGGCAGCCGTTCATGTACGTGGGTTTCGACCATATGACGGGCAGTTTAAAGCTAGCGAATTACTTCAAAAAAGTGAGTGAACCGGGCAGCAAATATTCTGTGTTATATCGCTCTGAAGGTTATATTAGTGATGCTCGTGGAGATACGTTTATCCATGATGTGAATTCTGATACTAACTTTGCTCTTAAGTCGTCGTTTTACACTAAATCAAGTAAAGAGAGCGGTTACCAAGCAGCTAAAATCAGCCTAGCGAACGATAAGGATCTAAACTTCATTTATGCATGTGCAACTGATGTCGCTCTGGGCGCAGCAGAAGCGATTCGAGAATCTGGCCGAGATGTCTTAGTGAATGGTTGGGGAGGCGGCTCCGCAGAATTGGACGCTCTAGCAAGGGGCGACTTAGATGTTACGGTCATGCGGATGAATGATGATACGGGTATTGCGATGGCAGAGGCGATTAAATGGGATCTTACCGGATTGGAAGTGCCTACTGTCTATTCAGGAGAGTTTGAAGTTGTGACTAAAGAGGATTCTCCAGAACGTATTTCAGAACTTAAGCAGCGAGCATTTAGGTACTCAGGCCAATAA
- a CDS encoding GIY-YIG nuclease family protein has protein sequence MSKPDKSADWVVYLIRNRHNALYCGVTNNLERRFEQHQTGKGAKALKGKGPLKLVWSIGVGSKSEALKTEYAIKQLPKSRKEKLVSLKLIIEWQQDKIQYIPVP, from the coding sequence ATGTCTAAACCTGATAAAAGTGCGGATTGGGTCGTGTATTTGATCCGCAATCGACATAACGCCCTTTATTGTGGAGTGACGAATAACTTAGAACGTCGATTCGAACAACATCAAACGGGCAAAGGTGCAAAAGCCTTAAAAGGTAAAGGCCCACTTAAGTTGGTTTGGAGTATTGGTGTTGGGTCAAAAAGTGAGGCGTTAAAAACCGAATACGCGATCAAACAATTACCCAAATCTCGTAAGGAAAAATTAGTATCACTCAAACTAATCATTGAGTGGCAACAGGACAAAATTCAATATATTCCAGTCCCGTAA
- a CDS encoding YceH family protein, which yields MNTVLSPIEARIIGCLIEKEVTTPDHYPLTLNSLTTACNQKSNREPVLSLSESDVLDAVDGLIGRRMVSDESSFNSRVNKYQHRFCNTEFGDLQFTEQERAIICCMLLRGAQTPGELRTRTGRLANFSDVKEVEATLDKLAAREAGALVVKLPREAGKRESRYQHLLSGEVDVEAFATASISAAAPSASNEKFEELESEVASLREEVAELKALVESLL from the coding sequence ATGAACACAGTACTTTCCCCAATTGAAGCGAGAATTATCGGTTGTTTGATCGAGAAAGAAGTGACTACTCCAGATCATTACCCACTGACACTAAATAGCTTAACAACGGCTTGTAATCAAAAGAGTAACCGTGAACCTGTGCTCTCTCTGTCTGAGTCAGACGTTTTAGATGCGGTTGATGGTTTGATCGGACGTCGTATGGTGAGCGATGAAAGCAGCTTCAACAGCCGAGTTAATAAGTATCAGCACCGTTTCTGCAACACTGAATTTGGTGATCTGCAATTTACAGAGCAAGAGCGTGCAATCATCTGCTGCATGCTGCTTCGTGGGGCCCAAACCCCAGGTGAACTTCGCACTCGAACTGGTCGCCTAGCGAATTTCAGCGATGTAAAAGAGGTGGAAGCGACACTTGATAAGCTAGCTGCAAGAGAAGCGGGCGCATTAGTGGTGAAGCTACCTCGTGAAGCGGGTAAGCGTGAGTCACGTTATCAACATCTGTTGAGCGGTGAAGTGGATGTTGAAGCGTTTGCGACGGCATCGATAAGTGCGGCAGCACCTTCTGCATCGAATGAAAAGTTTGAAGAGCTTGAGTCAGAAGTCGCGAGCCTACGTGAAGAAGTGGCAGAGCTTAAGGCTCTGGTTGAATCACTGCTTTAA
- a CDS encoding DUF496 family protein → MSSVFEIVNQARRKNKLKRELLDNEKKVRDNRKRVDLLDNLLDYIKPEMTHDEILGIIKNMKADYEDRVDDHIIKSAEISKARRDISRRIRELTEEDKQTQGKK, encoded by the coding sequence ATGAGCAGCGTATTTGAAATTGTTAACCAAGCACGACGTAAGAACAAACTTAAGCGTGAACTTTTAGACAACGAAAAGAAAGTTCGTGACAACCGCAAGCGTGTCGACCTTCTTGATAACCTACTTGATTACATCAAGCCAGAGATGACTCACGATGAGATCCTAGGCATTATCAAAAACATGAAAGCTGACTACGAAGACCGCGTTGATGATCACATCATCAAGAGCGCAGAGATCTCTAAAGCTCGTCGCGACATCAGCCGCCGCATTCGTGAACTAACAGAAGAAGATAAGCAAACTCAAGGTAAGAAGTAA
- a CDS encoding D-Ala-D-Ala carboxypeptidase family metallohydrolase, with protein MYGSILITLALSTTQAYPEKFERLYTEETEITYEDLVVDVHGYKVPTRSAFRGWMLLNHAEDKVTEIGQRLKDAGVTQSMPLHLVLLQGTDWAMSNTTLFTLPNKKHVPNMINTLKYIQQYIEPEIGVVIPVSGERSKIYNQQAGGALQSKHLEFCALDLVPANGISRSDLHIKLKKIHAEFGQKNNVGLGLYAGVRFHIDTCGFRQW; from the coding sequence ATGTACGGAAGTATTCTGATTACCTTGGCGCTATCAACAACGCAAGCTTACCCTGAAAAATTTGAACGACTGTATACCGAAGAAACCGAAATCACTTATGAAGACCTAGTGGTCGATGTTCATGGGTACAAAGTCCCGACTCGTTCCGCGTTTAGAGGTTGGATGCTTCTTAATCACGCAGAAGACAAAGTGACAGAGATTGGCCAACGACTCAAAGATGCTGGTGTTACACAAAGCATGCCTTTGCACTTAGTGTTGCTACAAGGGACAGATTGGGCAATGAGTAACACAACTTTGTTTACTCTTCCCAATAAGAAGCACGTACCCAACATGATCAATACCTTGAAATACATACAACAATACATCGAGCCTGAAATTGGTGTTGTTATCCCTGTTTCAGGCGAACGTTCTAAGATTTACAACCAGCAGGCTGGAGGGGCTCTGCAAAGCAAACATTTGGAATTCTGTGCCTTAGACCTCGTCCCTGCCAACGGTATTTCTCGAAGCGATCTGCACATTAAACTTAAAAAGATTCATGCTGAATTCGGGCAAAAAAACAACGTTGGATTGGGGCTATATGCTGGAGTTCGATTCCATATCGATACTTGTGGATTTAGACAGTGGTAA
- a CDS encoding ATP-binding protein: protein MFGFTVNEVLKNDKKMNHLEATRIKVEALQSFNAVSSGAYQWLVLSKDSPEKGPLFLELQAEVDRLAHYEIQLQQFDNSWTVEPQLIELKSVLEKIARVNTSIDSDASQITVSNAQQTERAFDLLKGVLMELSEYRANIVDEKISQTDAMFINLSHYVFWTQREAWLSYRLYRSPELIDQYLLSYVGALDRQQQLLGTFLRSDSHSLEISKLLNMFSQDEFQDRFTARLLKGDFSAPEIYEHVESLERKKLAISKAVGAYTKQLQLDLTKSIDRQKKQTLVMTLLILAVAGVLLWLSSTTSLRLNRNLSLILKGVSECADGKHKAIQTNGNDELAEFVDTLNRVMERNQQHNQELIEAKEDAISANKAKSAFLANMSHEIRTPLNGIIGMAEILSQNQLSANQQEVLEDIESSSHSLLVLLNDILDLSKIESGNLMLSPHNADLREAVYDSVSVILSKAISKDIELDINIDAQTPTQLFFDEYRVRQVLTNLLSNAIKFTSKGTITTDIAYTAMSLGRGKLECSVSDTGIGIEPEKLESIFEPFTQEDGSITRQFGGTGLGLAICRQLVDLMGGYITARSVKGEGATFSFCLYVDTVEAQVQTFDNLSRATIISNSFNYLDQLVKECERLNIRPNVASSMSALDESLRESDLVFYCHTLHHSMRKDLAALKALYPLTRVIVCQHHLFKTNLITETVHSTHTLPFLGRRFLTSLQSLDVGEEQAPTVEVKEKEVRSLNRRILIVEDNLMNQKIASFFLEQAGYEYLIASNGQEAVDVITQGAQFDAILMDCMMPVMDGITATRAIRQWEADQQAVPLPIIALTASVLEEDIKNCFEAGMNAYLPKPYKSHQLYDLFSSLDIV, encoded by the coding sequence ATGTTTGGGTTTACAGTCAATGAAGTGCTCAAGAACGATAAGAAGATGAATCACCTTGAAGCAACGCGAATTAAGGTGGAAGCACTTCAATCTTTTAATGCTGTTTCAAGTGGTGCTTATCAATGGTTAGTGCTGTCTAAAGACTCCCCAGAGAAAGGTCCGTTATTTTTAGAGCTGCAAGCGGAAGTGGATAGGCTTGCTCATTACGAAATACAACTTCAACAGTTCGACAACAGTTGGACTGTCGAGCCGCAGTTGATTGAGTTAAAGAGTGTGTTAGAGAAGATCGCGCGGGTAAACACTAGTATTGACAGCGACGCATCACAGATTACTGTCAGCAACGCACAGCAAACGGAACGTGCTTTTGACCTGTTAAAAGGCGTGTTAATGGAGCTGTCTGAATATCGTGCCAATATAGTGGACGAAAAGATCAGCCAAACAGATGCGATGTTTATCAATCTTAGTCACTACGTGTTCTGGACTCAGCGAGAAGCGTGGCTGAGTTACCGCTTGTATCGTTCTCCAGAGCTGATCGATCAATATTTATTGAGCTATGTTGGTGCTTTAGACAGGCAACAACAGCTGTTAGGTACGTTTTTACGATCAGACAGCCACTCGCTGGAAATTAGCAAACTGTTAAACATGTTCTCCCAAGATGAATTTCAAGACCGTTTTACTGCTCGGCTTCTCAAAGGTGACTTCTCGGCACCTGAAATATATGAACATGTGGAAAGTTTAGAGCGAAAGAAACTGGCGATCTCAAAGGCGGTTGGTGCTTATACCAAGCAACTTCAATTGGATTTAACAAAGAGTATTGACCGACAAAAAAAGCAAACCTTGGTAATGACGTTGTTGATACTTGCTGTCGCAGGTGTCTTATTATGGTTAAGCTCAACCACTTCTCTGCGTTTAAATAGAAATCTATCACTTATCTTAAAAGGGGTTTCGGAATGCGCTGATGGTAAGCATAAAGCCATACAAACCAACGGTAATGATGAGCTCGCTGAATTTGTCGATACACTAAATAGAGTCATGGAGCGCAATCAACAACACAACCAAGAGTTGATAGAAGCAAAAGAAGATGCGATTTCTGCGAATAAAGCCAAGAGTGCATTTTTAGCGAACATGTCCCATGAAATACGTACGCCGCTTAACGGAATTATCGGTATGGCGGAAATTTTATCTCAGAACCAACTGAGCGCTAATCAACAAGAGGTACTTGAAGATATCGAGTCGTCTTCACATTCGTTGTTGGTGTTACTCAATGACATTCTCGATCTTTCTAAGATAGAGTCGGGTAACTTAATGTTGTCGCCGCATAATGCCGATTTGCGGGAAGCGGTTTACGACTCTGTGAGCGTAATTTTGTCGAAAGCGATCAGTAAAGACATTGAACTCGATATCAACATTGATGCTCAAACCCCAACACAGCTGTTTTTCGATGAGTATCGTGTTCGACAAGTGCTAACCAATTTGCTGTCTAATGCTATTAAATTTACCTCAAAAGGCACGATTACAACGGATATTGCTTATACAGCTATGTCGTTAGGTCGAGGCAAGCTTGAATGCAGTGTGTCTGATACAGGGATAGGAATTGAGCCAGAGAAGCTAGAATCTATTTTTGAACCTTTCACCCAAGAAGATGGCAGTATTACTCGCCAATTTGGTGGTACAGGGTTGGGGCTTGCGATTTGTCGGCAACTTGTGGATTTGATGGGCGGTTATATTACCGCGCGTTCGGTGAAAGGGGAGGGGGCGACGTTCTCTTTTTGTTTGTATGTCGACACGGTTGAGGCTCAGGTTCAAACGTTCGATAACCTAAGTCGTGCCACTATTATTTCCAACTCTTTCAATTACCTTGATCAGCTGGTGAAAGAGTGTGAGCGCTTGAATATTCGACCCAACGTTGCTTCATCCATGTCAGCTCTTGATGAAAGCTTGAGAGAAAGTGACTTGGTTTTTTATTGTCATACGCTACATCACTCTATGAGGAAAGACCTTGCAGCGTTAAAGGCGTTATATCCACTGACACGCGTCATTGTGTGTCAGCATCACCTATTTAAAACCAACTTAATCACAGAAACGGTTCATTCAACTCATACATTGCCATTCTTGGGTCGACGTTTCTTAACCAGTTTACAATCGCTTGATGTGGGTGAAGAGCAAGCACCGACAGTGGAAGTCAAAGAGAAAGAGGTTCGTTCTCTGAATCGACGTATTCTGATTGTTGAAGACAACCTGATGAATCAGAAGATTGCGAGTTTCTTCCTTGAGCAAGCGGGTTATGAGTATTTGATTGCCAGCAATGGCCAAGAAGCGGTAGATGTCATCACTCAAGGCGCTCAGTTTGATGCCATTTTAATGGACTGCATGATGCCTGTTATGGATGGAATAACGGCGACTCGTGCGATTCGACAGTGGGAGGCTGATCAACAAGCCGTGCCATTACCCATTATTGCTTTGACTGCCAGTGTATTGGAAGAGGACATCAAAAATTGCTTTGAAGCCGGCATGAACGCCTACTTGCCGAAACCTTATAAATCCCACCAACTGTATGATCTTTTCAGTAGCCTTGATATTGTCTAA
- a CDS encoding glyceraldehyde-3-phosphate dehydrogenase, whose amino-acid sequence MSPEKHLLDWQTSQTIAESIAPTLGQLYRQKGVEVILFGKTLVNATTIDIIKAHRIAKRYTGSPLTAEQTQPIIQHLLSMDLSPCRIDVGRLAHTFWQDREDTHGLDDFLQTALLESLEGDAMTEPRDVVLYGFGRIGRLLTRLLIEKSGPGYPLRLRAIVVRGGKDGDLEKRASLLRRDSVHGQFNGSIVVDQERKAIIVNGNFIQVIYANKPAEVDYTSYGIENALVVDNTGVWRDAEGLSQHVACNGAKKVLLTAPGKGEIKNVVFGVNQNDIQPEDTIISAASCTTNAITPVLKAVHDKFGVLSGHIETVHSFTNDQNLIDNFHSGDRRGRAASLNMVLTSTGAAKAVSKAMPEMEGKLTGNAIRVPTPNVSMAVANLNLEKGTNKEELNEYLREMALSSTLSAQIDYTDSTEIVSTDLVGSRHPGVVDGVATIAQDNRAVLYIWYDNEFGYSCQVVHCMEQMMGVRYKTYPEV is encoded by the coding sequence ATGAGTCCCGAAAAGCACCTCCTAGACTGGCAAACTAGTCAAACTATTGCTGAATCAATCGCTCCTACTTTAGGTCAGTTGTACCGCCAAAAAGGCGTTGAAGTTATCCTCTTCGGTAAAACACTGGTTAACGCAACAACTATCGACATCATCAAAGCTCACCGCATCGCAAAACGTTACACAGGTTCTCCGCTTACCGCAGAACAGACTCAACCCATCATTCAACACCTTCTCTCTATGGACTTATCTCCATGTCGTATCGATGTTGGCCGCCTTGCTCATACATTCTGGCAAGATCGCGAAGACACACACGGGTTGGATGATTTCCTACAAACTGCACTTTTAGAATCGCTTGAAGGCGATGCGATGACAGAACCTCGCGATGTTGTCTTGTACGGTTTTGGTCGTATTGGCCGCTTGCTCACTCGTCTATTGATCGAGAAAAGTGGCCCAGGTTACCCACTACGTTTACGTGCAATTGTTGTTCGTGGCGGCAAAGACGGTGACTTAGAAAAACGTGCAAGCTTGCTACGTCGTGACTCTGTTCATGGTCAATTCAACGGCAGCATCGTTGTAGACCAAGAACGTAAAGCGATCATCGTTAACGGTAACTTCATCCAAGTTATCTACGCAAACAAGCCAGCAGAAGTGGATTACACCTCTTACGGTATCGAGAATGCACTTGTGGTTGATAACACAGGTGTGTGGCGTGACGCTGAAGGCCTAAGCCAACACGTTGCGTGTAATGGTGCGAAGAAGGTTCTACTGACTGCGCCAGGCAAAGGTGAAATCAAGAACGTTGTATTTGGTGTAAACCAAAATGACATTCAACCAGAAGATACGATCATCTCTGCTGCAAGCTGCACAACAAACGCGATTACGCCGGTATTAAAAGCGGTTCACGACAAGTTTGGTGTCCTATCAGGTCACATCGAAACGGTTCACTCATTTACCAATGACCAAAACCTTATCGACAACTTCCACTCAGGTGATCGTCGTGGTCGAGCTGCATCATTGAACATGGTACTGACATCGACTGGCGCTGCTAAAGCGGTATCAAAAGCGATGCCAGAAATGGAAGGTAAGCTAACAGGTAATGCGATTCGCGTACCTACGCCAAACGTTTCAATGGCAGTAGCAAACCTAAACCTTGAGAAAGGCACAAACAAAGAAGAGTTGAACGAATACCTGCGTGAAATGGCGCTATCTTCAACTTTATCTGCACAGATTGATTACACCGACTCAACCGAGATTGTATCTACCGATTTGGTTGGTTCTCGCCACCCAGGTGTGGTTGACGGTGTTGCAACTATCGCACAAGACAACCGTGCTGTTCTGTACATTTGGTACGACAACGAGTTTGGCTACAGCTGTCAGGTTGTTCACTGTATGGAACAGATGATGGGTGTACGCTACAAGACTTACCCTGAAGTTTAA
- a CDS encoding hybrid-cluster NAD(P)-dependent oxidoreductase, with translation MYAWSDSDSINLVCLKKWHETPDTVSFELGSIPQDLHFNFKPGQFITLGLDMPTKTDYRAYSVASCPEDNRLKLTVKRVEGGLVSNFIVDELDEGDEVSVLKPAGAFNCIDCMPTATKKVTLVSAGCGITPVMAMAKYWLAQGSDIEIDFVHMARNKRETIYFQELHQLDEAHNNFNLKLLLKDSEGTVAPQGRLDKNWLVKLSPDILDRTVYLCGPVGFMQNIESYLKELEFNMENFYQESFTPANPNTDSLVNSNTASEESQAEASADSNGAVKVFVPAFGAEVEAEAGTPLADSLEKAGVPIIIACRSGICGSCKCKVTKGSVESSSQETLTPEQIEQGYVLACSSTIQSDVEVEL, from the coding sequence ATGTATGCATGGTCGGATAGCGATTCAATCAATTTAGTGTGTTTAAAGAAATGGCACGAGACGCCAGATACGGTCAGCTTTGAGCTTGGTAGTATTCCACAAGACTTACATTTCAATTTTAAGCCAGGGCAATTCATTACTCTGGGTTTAGATATGCCGACGAAAACCGATTATCGTGCCTATTCTGTGGCTTCTTGTCCTGAAGATAATCGCCTGAAGCTCACGGTGAAACGTGTGGAAGGTGGCTTGGTTTCGAACTTTATTGTTGATGAGCTTGATGAAGGTGATGAGGTTTCAGTATTGAAGCCTGCTGGCGCGTTTAACTGTATTGATTGCATGCCAACAGCAACGAAAAAAGTGACGCTAGTGAGTGCAGGTTGCGGTATTACACCTGTGATGGCGATGGCAAAATATTGGCTGGCTCAAGGCAGTGATATTGAGATCGACTTCGTCCACATGGCACGCAATAAGCGTGAGACCATTTACTTTCAAGAACTGCATCAATTAGATGAGGCGCACAACAACTTCAATCTTAAATTGCTGCTAAAAGACAGTGAAGGAACAGTAGCTCCTCAAGGTCGATTAGATAAGAATTGGTTAGTAAAACTAAGCCCAGATATTTTAGACCGAACTGTTTATCTGTGCGGCCCAGTTGGCTTTATGCAAAACATAGAAAGCTACCTGAAAGAACTAGAATTCAACATGGAAAATTTCTATCAAGAAAGTTTCACGCCAGCGAACCCAAACACGGATTCATTGGTCAATAGCAACACAGCTTCAGAAGAGTCACAAGCGGAAGCGTCTGCAGATTCAAATGGTGCCGTTAAGGTGTTTGTTCCTGCATTTGGCGCAGAAGTAGAAGCGGAAGCGGGTACACCATTGGCTGATTCATTAGAGAAAGCTGGTGTTCCGATTATTATTGCCTGTCGCAGTGGGATTTGTGGTTCTTGCAAGTGCAAAGTAACCAAAGGTTCAGTGGAATCAAGCAGCCAAGAGACTTTGACGCCAGAACAGATTGAGCAAGGTTATGTCCTTGCGTGTTCGAGTACGATTCAGTCAGACGTTGAGGTTGAGCTGTAA